The sequence below is a genomic window from Sardina pilchardus chromosome 9, fSarPil1.1, whole genome shotgun sequence.
GATCATGATTGGCCTTCCAGATCATCTACGTTTTGCAGTAAGCGAAATCGAGAAGCTTGTTGGAGAAGCTATCTTTGATAAAAAACACAAGGACATGATTGGATATGAGCGAGGTACTGAGTACTTGATACCGTATGTTGATGATCCAGCAAGGGAAGCTACAAAAGGGGATGAAGAAATGGAGTGGAAACCAGGAGCAGCTGGTGGGGAACTGGTTTATGAGAACACGGGTGGAGCAGGATGGAAAGCAGATAGAGGATATGAGGGTGGTGCAAAAGGAAATGGATCGTCAGTGGATGGACCAACCAGTATGGATCTATATGGAGAAGAGGAACAAAAGCCAGGAGGGAGGAAGGCAGCAAATGTATATGAAGGACAAGAAAAGAGGGAGGCAGCTTCAAGAGAAGGACCAAATGGCAATCACAAAACACTAACTGGAGGAAAAGATGAAAGTGGACCCTCAGAGGATGAGACCTGCCCCATCTGTATGGATGAGTTTACCGATAAAGAGAAGCTGTTGTGTGGCCATGCTTTCTGTAAGGACTGCCTAAGACAGTCAGTGGAAAGCATGGGTGCCACCTGTCCTGTGTGCAAGAAGGTGTTTGGAAAGGTTGTGGGAGACCAGCCAGATGGAACGATGACACACTATGCACAGAGTACACGCCTTCCAGGGTATAAACATTGTGGCAGCATAGTCATTAACTATCAAATTCCCAGTGGCATTCAGTCGGTaagaggttgggggggggtatttttctcttttttatctgAATGTAATTTTCCCAATGACTAGGTAGCGTACCAGAAAAGTAGTACACTGTAGCATAATATTCTGCAGTAGAGGTTCAATATCATAATAATGTGCAATTATACTGAAATATGCTATTTTCTCTCAATTCTGTTTGGCAGAGCAAACATCCCAAGCCAGGGCGATCATTCCAAGGTACACACAGAACAGCTTACTTGCCAGACAacaaggaagggagggaggtacTGGCACTCCTGAGAAAGGCCTTTGACCAGAGGTTGATATTTACAGTGGGCACTTCACGCACCAGTGGCGTGGATGACTGTGTGACCTGGAATGATGTTCATCATAAAACCAACATCCATGGAGGAGCACAAAGGTAGGTGGCTAATAAAATAGATGTTGATCACAAAGGTTAGtaaacatgaaaaacaaaaacattagatTTGCTACACACGTGGTTAACTGACTTTCAAATGTCTATAGATCATTTGTGTAGAAAGTGGAGTAATAATTTATCTCAGGTAGAATACCTGGTTAGTAGGCTTATTTCATTTTATGTTGTCTCTTAAAGTTATTAATGTTACTTTCGCTTCCTTTGCAAGTTTTGGCTACCCGGATGATGACTACCTAAAGAGAGTTCGAGATGAACTCAAAGCCAAAGGCATTGAATGAAGAAGCTGCCATAATAACAGCTTAGATGCCGACAGCAAGGGTGGATTTCTGTGATACTATCCAAGTATTTAGTCCTTTAACCTTTCTGTTGTTAAGATTACTTACATATTTGATTAATATCGGGctgtttgcattgtgtgtgatCATAGCAATGTAGGGAACTAGCAGGGAAATGTTCAAAGTTTATTCTATTGAAAATCTCTATgtttttcttgctgttttttttgtctagtATCTCGTGATGGAGTACTATTATGAAGGGATCTTCAAATCAACTGCCGTTATATATTGTTTAACTGAGATTAATTTGTGTAATGTCTTAGAGGTATGAGGGAAAATATAATTGAAAAGGTTTGTTGCCATTATGAATAATAAATATACAACAGACTGCCAGTTTGGAATTTCTtgagtgtttactgtaagtattgTAAAAGCAAACCTGGACTGAACAGTATAAGTACAGTATAATAGTATGACATAGATTGTGCCCTCCGCATTTATTCGCCTTATTCATCCGGCGGCCATTGAAAGCCAGAACGAGGCTATGGACCCGCTCACGGCCCACGTCACAGAAAAATGTGCACGCCTATCGGGGTCAGAAAGCTTTCCATCccattgaattgtgtgtgttagtatgaaTTGACTGAAACCTCAAGAAAATGGCCTACTTGTACTACTTTTTCGTGTGTATACACACTGGGCTTGTAAACCAGATAGCTATATAGGACGGGCCAATAAATCTCTTGTCACTTGCCAACGCGTCTACCCATTCTGTTATCTGCACAAGATTAGGCAGACAATCGCCAGTAGCCAAGACTAATTTATTCAGGTACGGTTCACAGTCCTGGGATGACAATGAAAATGCATACCTTGACCGCTCAACATGCTGGCCTATTAGCTATGCCATTTTTCTGACCCCATGTTACGCGCACCCAACCTATGCTCTGGATATGTACAATTATTGAAGGGGTTTATTAGGGTCTAAACACTATGTTTGCAAACTGcccaacaaaaaacaaaactcacagaagggaagggaaggagggcTCACTGGCCAGAGTAACCTGTGAGGTTTTTTTGCAGTTCCCAAGCAGAGTGTATTTCTGCCATCTGCTGGACTGAAGTGTAATGGCAAGTGTACCCAGTATCTTCATTCTGGCCGCAGCATGAGTAAGGTGAATTGGCACCCCAGGTGAAGATGTTTATGTTCATGCTTTTGTTTAAGGGTTCTTAGGTGAAAAATCTTCCTAAGTGACTTCAATAAACATCAATCACAGTTTATAGTTTATTAGTATAATGTCATACATAAAAATGTAAATTATTTATACTctaaatataaacatatacagaccttaattctgaataaattGAGAAATAAGGTAAACAGATAAGTCTTCAGACACTTTCTGAAGATTTCAAAACTAGTTAGAACAACGAGTAAATCATTCCAccaatgaggagagaggagtcttGACTGTGACCTCTTCAGATAGGCATATGTTtcgcagctgtgtgtgtctgcatgtatctttaaatgtgtttgtgcatgtgtgcatattgtacagtcactaaatgtacacatatatgaatgtattgaatgccccatgaatcaaattacacaaaacttggcatacatgcagtgggtgtcataatgatcctacacttcaaatttcgtgcagttttgaacctgttAATTAAAGATTACAATACCTCTTTTTTCATCTTATTTTTATcttgagatattcacagaaaactgtgtctggccatCTACAAGCCAGTTGGTGTAGTCACTAAAACacataatttaatttattttcattcaCTCAAttcattcagagggtgtcataatgttGCTAGACTTCCAATTTCGTGCAGTTTTGACACTGTCAAAGATATGAGTAGGCCAATACCTTCGCCGCGCGTAACTTGAGCGGTGTTTCCGGTGTTTCCTGATAACGCATTTGCTTTCGATTTCATTTCTGTCATAGCCTGTCAGACACGGTCAGACTACAAGAGGTCCTACAGCGAATACCTTGTCTATGTCCAGAGGGCTAAAGGATCCGTTTTGAGGTAAGATGGTCTAGTCTAGTTTTAATTAGGAACTTTTTAATGGAGTTGTAATTGCTAAATGAGCCAGTCGAGGCATTCACGCGATGTTTATCGCCCGGCTCGCCCTATGTGTTATATTCTCGGTGCATATGAAAAAACAAAGTCAATCCATGTTTTAATATAAAACGATGGTCTATCCGGGGAGGTGGCACGGAATTGAACTGATTTCATGATCTATGTTGAAGTATCTCTATATATGGCACAGTCTGCAATCTTTGACGTTGGTTAGGCCTATATTTCCTGCTTTCCAATTCGTCGTCGGGGGCGGGGGGTTGTTATTACATTGGTTCCACATAATAGTAGGCTGAAGGTCTGGAACAGCATTCCACTTTTCCTTCAGCATTGGTCTTTTGCTCTTTATTTTTCATAATGAAGTTAATATTAAATACATATTCAGGCTAGTTCCAATGTCACTGTGTGTTGTGCAATATGCAGATGATCACATGTTAGCAACTGTTATTGATAATAGGCCTATCAGTGGTCTTGCAGGTTCATGGAAACGCAATGACTTGCatgtacactacagtatattgccaaaagtattcactcacctgccttgactcacattgGTACTCATCTCACCTTATGCCCCCTCCCCTTTACTGCTTTTTCAAGGCTGTCCTATGAATTGATTAACTTCAGTCTTACTCATACTGATACACAATTCTGTTGTTGAGTAACCAGGGCTATGCAGTTGTCAGTTTAGCAAAGTTATCATCCAATTGGAACACACTAGGAAATGTCAAATCACTGTCAAAATGTCAGACCAGAAAAATTACTTGCTTGAACTGTATTGGTCCTTATGGTCCTGTATTGGTATAACTTTCCTATTGCTGTGTTATTCAACATACAGCCCACCTCTCACTGTGTGGCCTTCTAAAGGGATCTCAATTGGACCCATCCATTTTGTATTTGCAGGCCTGGTAAAAATGGCTGAAGCAGCACTAAGCAGTCAGGATCCATGTCAATGTCCGGTGTGCCTGGATCGGTTGAAAGACCCAGTCACTATAGCTTGTGGACACAGTTATTGTAAGAGCTGCATTGATGGTTGCTGGAATCAGGAGGACCAGAAAGGTTTGTATAGCTGTCCACAGTGCAGAGAGACGTTCAGCCCAAGACCTGTTCTGAAGAAAAGCACAGTGTTGGCTGAGCTGGTAGACAAACTGGAGACTGCTGAGACACAAGAGGCTTCCTCTGGACCCTGCATTACTGGAGACGTAGAGTGTGACTTCTGCATAGAGGAAAAGCTCAAGGCGGTCAAATCCTGCCTGGTGTGTCTGGCATCTTTCTGTGAAACCCATGTCCAGCCTCACTATAAATCTGCTGCCTTTAAGAGGCACAAACTGGTCCAGGCGTCTGCACACCTTCAAGAGAAGATCTGCTCTCAGCATGACAGACTTCTTGAAGTGTTCTGTCGCACTGATCAGAAATGTATCTGCATGTTGTGCACAATGGATGAACATAAAGGTCATGACACCgtctcagcagcagcagaaaggaATGAGAAACAGGTGACAATTCCCAGTAATATTTTTATTCAATACTACGATTTAACCCTATTGTTAAAATAAGCTACCATGTCCACCATGCAGATATCATGTTGTTATCACTTCATATGATGCCCACTATTGTGCATAATCTACAGTATACTTCCAAGAACACAGCTTGTTCATTTTGATCCAGAGCCTTATTGAgaaataatatactgtagtaacAGTGGTGAGTAGATTAGTGCATAGCACATAATGCTGTATGTTTGACAAGTAGAGCTTTAGAACTGTGGTGCTGAAGAAAGATGTTAACCACATAGCCAAATAGCCATTTActtatttaaagggacacttcaccgattagcattttttttttttttgtagttttgtatctttagaaaaccagtcatgtttttgaatggtcgtgcattattccctcagtttgccttgagatgggagaaatacggatttcaatgaaacccatgaataggacttcctgctttcaatgatgtaaaatgatgatttttacatcattgaaagcaggaagtccaacgttgaaatctgtatttctcccatctcaaggcaaactgagggaatgatgcacaaccattcaaaaacatgactggttttctaaagacacaaagctgctaatcggtgaagtgttcctttaacgtTGTTTCAGTTTCATATTATGTCTATTCTGATAATATTGCTAAAGTTATGACCCAGATTCCGACTTGTTTGTACAACACAAACACGGTAGATCCTGCTGAATATGAATGCATTTCAACAGATGACATTGGAGGAGACGAGGAAGAAATCCCAGCTGCAAATCCAGACGACAGAGAAGGAACTGCAGGAGCTGAAAAAGGCTGTGGTGTCTCATAAGGTGAGATGAGTACCAATGAGTGTAGACTGTATGGCAGACCAGGGTAACCCTTTCTAgtcagggaaaaagagaaaaaaatgcaaGTTGAAACAACCCTAAGAGATGTCGGTTTAAAACTAGTAAGCTAAGTAATTACCTAAAAGACATATACATTTTTTTATAAAAACCATGCAAACACCACCAAAACACTGCTttcttgtctctgtgtctcttcatAGAACTGCGCTCAGGAGGCAGTGAAATGCAGTGAGACAATCTTCAGGGAGCTGCTCCAGTCCATTGAAAGGTGCCGTACTGAGGTAATTCAGCTGATCAGAGATAAGGAGAAGGCAGCGGTGAGCCAGGCTGACAAAGTCATAAAGGACCTGGAGCAGGAGGTTGCTGAGATGAGAAGAGTACTGGCTGAGCTGGATCAGCTCTCACATGAAGAGGACCATGTCCATTTCCTCCAGGTAGTTCCTCTGTTGCCCTGGTAGATTAGCCCCATTACTGATAATTAATTGGATTAAAGGATATAAAATGTTGTCAAATATAGCTCCTCAGGGACCACACTTTCTGTTCTGAATATGCCCTGGAAaagagcaaaaacaaaagtgttcttatacactatattgccaaaagtattatgtcacctgccttgactcgcatgtgaatttaagtgacatccctTCTTAATCCaaagggtttaatatgacatcggCCAATTTTttccagctataacagcttcagctcTTCAGGGAAGagttctgggaaggctttccacaaggtttaggtgtgtgttcatgggaatttttgaccattcttccagaaacGCATTTGTGAGATCACACACTGACATTGAACGAGGAGAATGGCTCTCattctctgctctaattcatcccaaaggtgttctattggtttgaggtcaggactctgtgcaggccagtcaagttcatccaccaaactctgtcattatGGACTTTGTGCGCTGGTGCacagcaggcttgtgcaaaattcagaattgaattgagaatgactcttAAATTCCATTTCcattcttgaatttgaattgaatttgaattgaggtcaaaaacaggatgtagaatcacaattcgaatttgaagtagaattgaaattcaatgaaattggAAGAAATTCATATACAGTGGGGGgactaagtatttgaccccatgctaaagttgactaaaaagaggaatataaaatcatcttttgacaattgatcttaatgccttaattcaaaagatgagtaaaaatccaacaGCCAAGGaaaccaattttctttgtgattgaagaatgtatcgtaaataaataaatgttcttccttaaatacagggggcatactgtacgtacagtattTGGCCCCTATgtaaaattcccataggagcaggaggatttttttttaatatgtttttatttttaaaggagtcatagaacgcattttttgaccattacaaattgatctttgagcctaaataatgtcatatgtaaatttgtggggctgaaaacgccccaggagcactgctagatcgcctaatacaaggtcataaataagccctgcaatgaaacagtttgtttttcccgcccactcagcaagttcatgaatattcaaatgagatgcgcgctgattggtctattggccgatatgtcctgaaagttgattggctcaatccaccggtctgaagctagagcaaattgaaactacgtttactgctggtaaataaagccaaaagtctttgataaagctatcaacaatggatttaaataaggaatacagccgtacatgtataaaccgagtcagaagaaggttctgacaaagatgaagtgcagcagattccccaacagaatgaatgtgttagattggtaagttttatcagtacatttcttagtatagtaactctccaaagttagctgtaataacgctagcattacaacgtctctgccatagaccacatatctagatattagcatcgtaagagcagtttaacaagaattattaatcgaaggtatgcaaatgagagggggtgtatctaaagggggatgggcgcctattacgtgttatctgagctctgttcagattggagcatttcaacacggctgtttctatttcccaatttgcatacgaaagcaggcgggggacgcggtaaagtctttggtgttgtcctttggacactgctcgcagcctaaattcaacaggaacaaggtgaatgtggttttgaattctaggacccctttaaaggccagctatttcatggatccaggatactatgcatcctgataaagttcccttggcctttggaattaaaatagccccacatcatcacatacccttcaccatacagtagatagagattggcatggtgtttttttccagttagcctaatagtctgtttgatgctcattgagctcaatgtaaATCATTGTAATTTATTAGGAGTGTTTTTTGTGACTTTGGATAATTCAGTGCAATATGCAGAATTATTACTAGCAGTAAAAAGGTTTGAATTGGGATGTTCTGTCAAATCGAGTCTGTATGTGTCTTGAGATGTTGGGCTTTTCAGTCGTCATCTTTCCATTTTCTTTACTGACTTGTTGAATTAGTTTGTGGAGTTATCACAGTTTACCTACATAACTTATGCAGTTTACCCACATAatcctgtaggcctacatataatgTATGTAAAGTTTTTTGGGGGTATTCTTTTGTCCTGACAGAGTTACCAGAACCTCCGTCCGGCTGCCGTATGTAAACGTGTCACTTTCGGTCCAAACCTGTCATTTGAAGACCCGaagctcgctctctctgccctcAAAAAGAAAGTAGAACAAGTTTTGAATCTTCGAATGGCAAAGATTACGAGACAAGGTAAGAGAAATGAAAAACACCATTCTTAGATGAACCCTTTGATTTAATGAAACAACTGAGTTACtgaatatttgtttatttgaataTGCAGTGGATCCTGTGGTGCACGTGGCTGCAGCATCCACACCACATTCGGGTTTGATTGCCCACTTGGAACCAAGTTTGAGTCTGACCCACAGTCATCCCTTTCTCCCACTCGCTCGCCGCCACCCTCCCGGACCCTATAAAGggaaaaagtccaaaaatatacttaaggGTTCCTACGGGTCATGGAATTTTGGAAAGTCTATTCTAGACACGTCATGGATGGAATATCAGGGGATTTTTTTGCAGCAGTTTAAAATGTACTTGCCAAAATAcataaaactagaaaagcactcagagagcgcagacctccgcctgtattctccctaggttgtcatacatttgaacctaaagtattccgatcgccaccatgtggccaaaccatgccattacaccactaagtgaaacacataaacggctccggaatcccgtcggtgttacggatcactcccaaaatgtaatagattcttccttgggtctgaccttccctgaaaatttcatccattactttttgagttatctgacagacagacagacagacagacagacagacagacagacagacagacagaccctccCTCCCTGGCGgaggtaaatgtaaatgtaaaatgtatttcCACACAGGTGTATATTTGGTCATTAGCCTTACTGTTTGATTGAGTAATTAATTAGTTAATTAATTGTAATTAGTCCAACTTTATTTATTCAATGCCCATTTCTTCATCTCCCACTCGACAAAATGTTTTGTTGGTAATATTGTACCCTTCATTACATAGTAGTTCATagaagttcttttttttttgtcagagaaAGTCAGGGAAAATTCGTGgtttattgattaattttgttgTTCACCGACAGTGGGAACCCTGATTTCTAGTTTtatcactcagagagagagcacactcaattctgattggctagtaGGCTGGatattaattctgaataagaaccaCTTGTTTTGTTTGCATGCTTTATGCAAATTTTGAGAACAGAGGATGTCCTGGGTCACTGAGGATCTGGTCTATCTTTTTTAGGATCAGCTCATTATACAGCTGATCTACCTGGTGCCTGGTTGGTTCCTATAATCTTACTGGCCACATGATGATGTGTTGGAGTTTTTACGGTCCTTAGCATGCATATTACCAAATGTACAGATGAGGCAGAAGGACAGAACACTCTGCAAAAGGGCTTTATAAAACATTTGAAGAATGCAGCTATCTAGCCTAAAGTTGTTAATTTTCTCAAGAAAAACATCCGCTGCTGCAGTTTGTTTGTCTTGCTCAGTTCACGTTCTGTGAAGGACAATTTATTATCAATTTCAACACCCAGATACTTATAAGTTAAAACCTGTTCTATTAGTTCCCCATTAATCCTTGATTGAGGCATTGTATTTCCTTTCTTGTTAAAATGTATGACCATCTCTTTAGTTTTCTTTACGTTGACTAAAACATCATTATCAGAGCACCACTGAATGGAGGGTTGCACTGTAGGAAACCTACCAGTGCTGTATCATCAGCATGCATAAAGAATTGGAGACAAAACACACCCCCGGGGTGCTCCTGTGTTGGTGAATTGTAATGACGGCGTGCATGAGTTAAAATGGACCTGCTGACTGCGTTTGGTCAAAAAGTCCATTATCCACAAAATCATTTTAGGATTGACTTTGAAATGTAACAGTTTCCTTGCCATTAGATGTGGCTGAATGGTGTTGAAGGCACTGCTGAAGTCAACAAACAAAATCTTGACCAGGCTTTTAGACTGTTCTAGATGTTCCAAGACATTATTTGTCAAAGTCAGCAGCGCATCTTCAACCCCCCTCCCCGCTCGATAGGCAAACTGATTTGGATCTAAAAGGTAGACCTCTGGGAgaagtttttttaaaacaatctTCTCAAAACATTTCATGCAGTGGATGTGAGGGCGACTGGGCGCAAGTCATTAAGTTCTTTAGGTTTATTATGTTTTGGTGCAGGCACTACAAGCGATTTTTTCCACAGGTTAGGAACAGCACCAGTGTCTAATGACAGCTGAAACAACCTATGGAAGGGCTGTGCTGATCTGCACACATCTTCAGTGCCCTGCTGCTAGTACCATCTGGCCCACAGGCTTTCTTCGGATTTACACGTCTGAAATAAGACTTAACATCATCAATTGAAATGTCAATGTTCGCCCCATTCATGCCTTTTAATTCCATGTTAATCTGATATTGTTCTGCTTTAAAATCATGTGCGTCAAATCTACAATAAAAGTTACTTAGTTAATTTGCCATATCAAGTTAATTGTCTACCACCATAGGGTGGTTCTTAGGCTTGTAACCAGTGATAGTTTGGACTCCCTGCCATGCTTTCCTAGCATCAATTCTAAAGTAGTTTTCAAGTTTGCGTTTGTAAGCAGCTTTACATTCCATTACCATGGTTTTGATCTTTTTCTGCACTGTCTTTTTCTCCTCTAAGTTTCCACCCATTTTAAACAAATGCTTTTTCTGATTAAGAAGTTGCTTTAGCTCTGGAGTCACCCAAGGCTAATTGTTGGGGAGTTGATGTTCCAGAATGGGAAGCTACAAATTGGGGTGAAGAAATTATATTGGAAGAACCCAAGGAGGCTAATTGTTGGGGAGTTGAGGTTCCAGAAagagaagctacaaaatgggatgaaaaaaatatattggaAGAACCCAAGGAGGCTAATTGTTGGGGAGTTGAGGTTCCAGAAagagaagctacaaaatggGATGAAGAAATTATATTGGAAGAACCCAAGGAGGCTAATTGTTGGGGAGTTGAGGTTCCAGAAGGAGAAGCTACAAAATgggatgaaaaaaatatattggaAGAACCCAAGGAGGCTAATTGTTGGGGAGTTGATGTTCCAGGATGGGAAGCTACAAATTGGGGTGAAGAAATTATATTGGAAGAACCCAAGGAGGCTAATGATGAGGAGTGTTATGAGAGCATGGGAAAGCAAGGAGGAGCAGGGTGGAAATCATATAGAGGATATGAGGGTGGTACAAAATATGGATCGTCAGTGGATGGACCAACCATGAATCTATATGGAGAAGAGGAACAAGAACTAGAATGGTGGCCAGCAAAAGTATGCCTTCCTAATCCTTCCAAATCTATGTGGCAACAGAGCAAGGCAGGCTCAAGAGAAGGACCAAATGGCAATCACAAAACACTAACTGGAGGAAAGGTTGTGGGAGACCAGCCAGATGGAACGATGACACACTATACACAGCATACACGCCTTCCTGGGTTTAAACATTGTGGCAGCATAGTCATCAACTATCAAATTCACGGTGGCATTCAGTCGGTAAGAGGTTGGGggcatttttctcttttttcatctGTATGTAATTTTACCAATAACCAGGTAGCGTACCAGAAAAGTAGTAGGTTAATATTCTGCAGTAGAGGTTCAATATCGTAATAATATGCAACTATAAATATGCTATTTTCTCTCAATTCTGTTTGGCAGCGCAAACATCCCAAGCCAGGTCGATTGTTCCAAGGTACACATAGAACAGCTTACTTGCCAGACaacaagaaagggagggaggtaCTGGCACTCCTGAAGAAGGCCTTTGACCAGAGGTTGATATTTACAGTGGGCACTTCACGCACCAGTGGCAGGGATGACTGTGTGACCTGGAATGATGTCCATCATAAAACCAACATCCATGGAGGA
It includes:
- the LOC134091814 gene encoding tripartite motif-containing protein 26-like isoform X1; this translates as MAEAALSSQDPCQCPVCLDRLKDPVTIACGHSYCKSCIDGCWNQEDQKGLYSCPQCRETFSPRPVLKKSTVLAELVDKLETAETQEASSGPCITGDVECDFCIEEKLKAVKSCLVCLASFCETHVQPHYKSAAFKRHKLVQASAHLQEKICSQHDRLLEVFCRTDQKCICMLCTMDEHKGHDTVSAAAERNEKQMTLEETRKKSQLQIQTTEKELQELKKAVVSHKNCAQEAVKCSETIFRELLQSIERCRTEVIQLIRDKEKAAVSQADKVIKDLEQEVAEMRRVLAELDQLSHEEDHVHFLQSYQNLRPAAVCKRVTFGPNLSFEDPKLALSALKKKVEQVLNLRMAKITRQEVALALESPKANCWGVDVPEWEATNWGEEIILEEPKEANCWGVEVPEREATKWDEKNILEEPKEANCWGVEVPEREATKWDEEIILEEPKEANCWGVEVPEGEATKWDEKNILEEPKEANCWGVDVPGWEATNWGEEIILEEPKEANDEECYESMGKQGGAGWKSYRGYEGGTKYGSSVDGPTMNLYGEEEQELEWWPAKVCLPNPSKSMWQQSKAGSREGPNGNHKTLTGGKVVGDQPDGTMTHYTQHTRLPGFKHCGSIVINYQIHGGIQSRKHPKPGRLFQGTHRTAYLPDNKKGREVLALLKKAFDQRLIFTVGTSRTSGRDDCVTWNDVHHKTNIHGGAQNFGYPDDDYLKRVRDELKAKGIE
- the LOC134091814 gene encoding tripartite motif-containing protein 26-like isoform X2 — encoded protein: MAEAALSSQDPCQCPVCLDRLKDPVTIACGHSYCKSCIDGCWNQEDQKGLYSCPQCRETFSPRPVLKKSTVLAELVDKLETAETQEASSGPCITGDVECDFCIEEKLKAVKSCLVCLASFCETHVQPHYKSAAFKRHKLVQASAHLQEKICSQHDRLLEVFCRTDQKCICMLCTMDEHKGHDTVSAAAERNEKQMTLEETRKKSQLQIQTTEKELQELKKAVVSHKNCAQEAVKCSETIFRELLQSIERCRTEVIQLIRDKEKAAVSQADKVIKDLEQEVAEMRRVLAELDQLSHEEDHVHFLQSYQNLRPAAVCKRVTFGPNLSFEDPKLALSALKKKVEQVLNLRMAKITRQVALALESPKANCWGVDVPEWEATNWGEEIILEEPKEANCWGVEVPEREATKWDEKNILEEPKEANCWGVEVPEREATKWDEEIILEEPKEANCWGVEVPEGEATKWDEKNILEEPKEANCWGVDVPGWEATNWGEEIILEEPKEANDEECYESMGKQGGAGWKSYRGYEGGTKYGSSVDGPTMNLYGEEEQELEWWPAKVCLPNPSKSMWQQSKAGSREGPNGNHKTLTGGKVVGDQPDGTMTHYTQHTRLPGFKHCGSIVINYQIHGGIQSRKHPKPGRLFQGTHRTAYLPDNKKGREVLALLKKAFDQRLIFTVGTSRTSGRDDCVTWNDVHHKTNIHGGAQNFGYPDDDYLKRVRDELKAKGIE